One genomic window of Sphingomonas ginsengisoli An et al. 2013 includes the following:
- a CDS encoding sugar 3,4-ketoisomerase: protein MLTLATRGDERGSLVPVEGGRDVPFAIARVYTVFGTLPGVRRGFHAHRRLHQAAVAVAGACTMLLDDGRVQQRVRLDRPDRLLTLPPMVWHEMEDFSPDCVLMVVADAPYDEADYIRDHVDFRRLVSDVR, encoded by the coding sequence ATGCTCACTCTCGCGACCCGCGGTGACGAGCGTGGTTCGCTGGTCCCCGTCGAGGGCGGACGTGACGTCCCGTTCGCCATCGCGCGGGTCTATACCGTATTCGGAACTTTGCCCGGCGTCCGGCGGGGGTTTCACGCCCATCGCCGGCTCCACCAGGCAGCGGTAGCGGTGGCCGGCGCCTGCACCATGTTGCTCGACGACGGGCGGGTTCAGCAACGCGTCCGGCTCGACCGGCCCGACCGGCTGCTGACCCTACCGCCGATGGTCTGGCACGAGATGGAGGATTTCTCGCCCGATTGCGTCCTGATGGTGGTCGCAGACGCGCCCTATGACGAGGCCGACTATATCCGCGACCACGTCGACTTCCGGCGCCTGGTGAGCGACGTCAGATGA
- a CDS encoding glycosyltransferase family 2 protein, with translation MSPAAPTVSVLLLCWNHTPYLEQCIAALAAQDRDGLEILFLDNGSTDGSADLARQLFERHGLTATILAPAPPQGISANFNRLLAAASGDLVAVLSTDDWYEPGYIAAMRRAALADAAAGWFTCGGYYFFDDSGERAKVPDDGFRSGDVLPLLLAGSDPFFFVGCCYRRSALLAVGGWDESLPIEDRDLFLRLAQRYPVRTLSERLVNYRRASSTASAKPDFMRRGFDAFFGKHRAAFGRHWRRRYATALRGPAVIAIDQGKLDLAGKILTRALRLSPLDPLLWRTAAYWLRQRTR, from the coding sequence GTGAGCCCAGCAGCGCCGACGGTTTCGGTCCTCCTGCTCTGCTGGAATCACACGCCCTATCTTGAGCAGTGCATCGCCGCGCTGGCAGCGCAAGACCGCGACGGTCTCGAAATCCTCTTCCTCGATAACGGATCGACCGACGGCTCAGCCGATCTCGCGCGGCAACTGTTCGAGCGTCACGGCCTGACCGCGACCATTCTCGCCCCCGCCCCGCCGCAAGGCATCTCCGCCAACTTCAATCGCCTGCTCGCCGCCGCGAGCGGAGACCTCGTCGCGGTCCTCTCGACCGACGACTGGTATGAGCCCGGCTACATCGCGGCCATGCGCCGCGCCGCGCTCGCCGACGCGGCGGCCGGCTGGTTCACCTGCGGCGGCTATTATTTCTTTGACGACAGCGGCGAGCGAGCAAAAGTGCCCGACGACGGCTTTCGCAGCGGCGACGTGCTGCCGCTATTGCTCGCTGGCAGCGATCCCTTCTTCTTCGTCGGCTGCTGCTATCGGCGCTCCGCCCTGCTCGCGGTCGGCGGATGGGACGAGAGCCTGCCGATCGAGGACCGCGACCTGTTCCTGCGGCTGGCCCAGCGCTACCCGGTCCGCACCCTCTCCGAGCGACTGGTCAATTACCGCCGCGCGAGCAGCACCGCGTCGGCCAAGCCCGACTTCATGCGGCGCGGCTTCGACGCCTTTTTCGGCAAGCATCGAGCGGCGTTCGGCCGCCACTGGCGCCGCCGCTATGCCACCGCGCTGCGCGGCCCGGCGGTGATCGCGATCGACCAGGGCAAGCTCGACCTCGCTGGCAAAATCCTGACTAGGGCCCTGCGGCTGTCGCCACTCGATCCGCTATTGTGGCGCACCGCCGCTTACTGGCTGCGCCAGCGCACGCGCTAA
- a CDS encoding glycosyltransferase: protein MVDVAFNLDGGEQFASGNPLLSLDVEGGGGPLAKLRNFARRVAALRRIKRESGARLCISHMPGADYVNLLSRGDERTIAVVHGSKQGDRGLSGLSGWLQNRILQPLLYRRADRVVTVSRAIATELGKLGTPDNRLSAINNFFDGDAIRAAARVPLTADEQTLFDAAPVLATSGRLHPQKNHPALLEMFAELRRARPARLLILGDGELRDDLLARAEALGLVTWAAWRDEQLRPGCDVYLLGARQNPFQWLTRATLFVFPSRWEGFPLALCEAMICGLPVMSADCPTGPREILAPASDEPASPLDHAEDAQFGLLLPMLDDGPAGASSRRRWLGAISRLFDEADERRRLGQAGEARMADFSRERIGAQWFALVDEVLGSSPSSAS from the coding sequence GTGGTCGACGTCGCCTTCAATCTCGATGGCGGCGAACAGTTTGCGAGCGGCAATCCGTTGCTGTCGCTCGACGTCGAGGGCGGCGGCGGTCCGCTCGCCAAGCTGAGGAATTTCGCGCGGCGGGTTGCGGCGCTGCGCCGGATCAAGCGCGAAAGCGGGGCGCGGCTGTGTATCAGCCACATGCCGGGTGCCGATTACGTCAATCTGCTCAGCCGCGGCGACGAGCGGACGATCGCAGTGGTGCATGGCTCCAAGCAGGGCGATCGCGGGCTGAGTGGACTGTCGGGCTGGCTCCAGAACAGAATCCTGCAACCGCTGCTTTACCGCCGGGCCGACCGTGTCGTCACCGTCAGCCGCGCCATCGCGACCGAACTCGGTAAGTTAGGAACGCCGGATAACCGCTTATCGGCCATCAATAATTTCTTCGATGGGGACGCGATCCGCGCGGCTGCAAGGGTTCCGCTGACGGCCGACGAACAGACCCTGTTCGACGCGGCGCCCGTGCTCGCGACCAGCGGACGGCTGCATCCGCAAAAGAACCACCCTGCGCTTCTGGAGATGTTCGCCGAACTACGCCGCGCGCGACCGGCGCGCCTGCTGATCCTTGGCGACGGAGAGCTGCGCGACGACCTGCTCGCCCGGGCCGAAGCGCTTGGCCTGGTGACCTGGGCCGCCTGGCGTGACGAACAGCTTCGCCCGGGGTGCGACGTCTATCTGCTCGGAGCTCGCCAAAATCCATTTCAGTGGCTCACCCGGGCCACCCTCTTCGTTTTTCCCTCACGCTGGGAGGGATTCCCGCTTGCCCTGTGCGAGGCGATGATCTGCGGACTTCCGGTGATGAGCGCCGACTGCCCGACCGGCCCGCGCGAAATCCTTGCGCCGGCGAGCGACGAGCCAGCCTCGCCGCTCGACCATGCCGAAGACGCTCAGTTCGGTCTGCTGCTGCCGATGCTCGATGACGGGCCAGCGGGCGCATCGTCGCGAAGGCGATGGCTTGGAGCGATCAGCCGACTGTTCGATGAAGCGGACGAACGCCGCCGTCTAGGGCAGGCTGGCGAGGCGCGGATGGCGGACTTCAGCCGCGAACGAATCGGCGCTCAGTGGTTTGCGCTCGTCGATGAGGTGCTGGGGTCTTCACCGAGCAGCGCTTCGTAA
- a CDS encoding glycosyltransferase family 4 protein, whose translation MTAPALPLVAILDGSVAITGAVTAACRAAGFFADEARFLLILPKGSSVPAERLRANVQLVTIPLPRLRRSLGGIAAYPWATWRAAVRLKRLLEEREVQTLQVNDFYLLPGPLVRPLGWRGRIVTVVRIDVRRFGAPGRFWLAAARRWSDRLLAVSSFIQRTAALAPDGLIYDPAMTVPSVTPGTRRPILLFVANYIEGKGQDTAIRAFHRIAADFPQAELHFHGGDMGLAKNRAYRAELEEAAAAGPGAARIRFFGFVDDPSPLLAEARAALVLSHSESFSLTCQEASAHGVPVIATRCGGPEEIVEEGSTGYLVEVDDDAGVAERMARLLGDPALAEALGRRGAALMAERFGVDGWRVKMREALGLPQPATDRNSSINRGASLASE comes from the coding sequence GTGACCGCCCCGGCCCTCCCCCTCGTCGCGATCCTCGACGGGAGCGTCGCGATCACCGGCGCAGTGACCGCAGCCTGCCGCGCCGCCGGCTTTTTCGCGGACGAGGCGCGGTTCCTCTTGATCCTGCCAAAAGGTTCGAGCGTGCCGGCCGAGCGCCTGCGCGCCAACGTGCAATTGGTGACGATCCCGCTGCCGAGGCTTCGCCGCTCGCTCGGCGGAATCGCCGCTTACCCTTGGGCAACCTGGCGCGCCGCCGTTCGGCTCAAGCGGCTGCTCGAAGAGCGCGAGGTGCAAACCCTCCAGGTCAACGACTTCTACCTCCTGCCCGGTCCGCTCGTCCGACCACTCGGCTGGCGCGGACGGATCGTGACAGTGGTGCGAATCGACGTGCGACGCTTCGGCGCGCCGGGTCGCTTTTGGCTCGCCGCGGCCCGGCGATGGAGCGACCGCCTGCTTGCCGTGTCGAGTTTCATCCAGCGAACGGCTGCCCTCGCCCCCGATGGCCTGATTTACGATCCGGCCATGACAGTACCGAGCGTCACCCCAGGCACCCGCCGCCCGATCCTGCTGTTCGTCGCCAACTACATCGAGGGCAAAGGCCAGGACACCGCGATCCGCGCCTTCCACAGGATCGCCGCCGACTTTCCGCAAGCCGAGCTGCATTTCCACGGCGGAGACATGGGACTGGCCAAGAACCGCGCCTATCGCGCCGAGCTTGAGGAAGCCGCCGCCGCCGGACCTGGTGCGGCGCGGATCCGCTTCTTCGGCTTCGTCGACGATCCGTCCCCATTGCTCGCCGAAGCCCGCGCCGCGCTGGTGCTGTCGCATAGCGAGAGCTTTTCCCTCACCTGTCAGGAAGCGAGCGCGCACGGCGTGCCCGTCATCGCCACCCGCTGCGGCGGTCCGGAGGAGATCGTCGAGGAGGGTTCCACCGGCTATCTGGTCGAAGTCGACGACGATGCGGGCGTCGCCGAACGAATGGCGCGTTTGCTCGGCGACCCGGCCCTGGCCGAAGCGCTCGGTCGCCGCGGCGCGGCGCTGATGGCGGAGCGGTTCGGAGTTGACGGGTGGCGCGTGAAAATGCGCGAAGCGCTCGGATTGCCTCAGCCGGCGACCGATCGGAACAGCTCGATCAACCGCGGCGCTTCATTGGCGAGCGAGTAA
- a CDS encoding DegT/DnrJ/EryC1/StrS family aminotransferase: MTVPFLDLRAGYEELRPDIDAAVARVMASGWYIGGPELGNFEVAFAQSVGATHAVGVANGLDALHLALRAMEVGAGDEVIVASNSYIATVLAVTMTGATPVLVEPDPATRNLDPALVKAAITTRTRVILPTHLYGQPADLDPLLAIADRHGLRLLEDAAQAHGASYRGQPVGGHGYAVAWSFYPSKNLGALGDAGAVTTSDPALADRIRTLGNYGSHVRYVNEGQGVNSRLDPLQAAVLGVKLKHIAEWNARRARIATRYLHELKDCALELPSVPDWAAPAWHLFVIQSDHRDALQARLADAGVQTLIHYPIPPHLQRAYAEWQLGPGSFPIAERLANRVLSLPIGPQMSDAEVDQVIHAVRAAA, encoded by the coding sequence ATGACCGTGCCGTTCCTCGATCTGCGCGCGGGTTACGAGGAGCTTCGTCCCGACATCGACGCCGCGGTGGCAAGGGTGATGGCGTCCGGCTGGTACATAGGCGGCCCCGAGCTCGGCAACTTCGAGGTGGCCTTCGCGCAATCGGTGGGCGCAACGCATGCGGTCGGGGTCGCTAACGGCCTCGACGCGCTTCACCTTGCGTTGCGCGCGATGGAGGTTGGCGCGGGCGACGAAGTCATCGTCGCCAGCAACAGCTATATCGCGACCGTCTTGGCAGTCACGATGACGGGAGCGACACCGGTGTTGGTCGAGCCCGACCCCGCCACCCGCAACCTCGATCCCGCGCTGGTCAAAGCTGCGATCACGACGCGCACGCGGGTGATCCTTCCCACCCACCTTTATGGCCAACCGGCCGACCTCGACCCACTGCTGGCGATCGCCGATCGCCACGGGCTCCGCCTGCTCGAGGACGCCGCGCAGGCGCATGGAGCATCATATCGCGGGCAGCCGGTGGGGGGGCACGGGTATGCGGTGGCGTGGAGCTTCTACCCCAGCAAGAACCTTGGCGCGCTCGGCGACGCCGGGGCGGTTACTACCAGCGACCCCGCTCTCGCTGACCGCATCCGCACGCTCGGCAATTACGGCTCGCACGTCCGCTACGTGAACGAAGGCCAGGGCGTGAACTCGCGCCTCGATCCGCTCCAGGCCGCGGTGCTCGGCGTGAAGTTGAAACACATTGCCGAGTGGAATGCCCGGCGCGCACGCATCGCTACGCGCTATTTGCACGAGTTGAAGGACTGCGCGCTCGAGCTTCCCTCCGTACCCGACTGGGCGGCTCCCGCCTGGCACCTGTTCGTTATCCAGAGCGACCACCGCGATGCGCTTCAGGCGCGGCTGGCCGACGCCGGGGTTCAGACGCTCATCCACTATCCGATCCCGCCGCACCTCCAGCGCGCCTATGCGGAGTGGCAGCTCGGCCCAGGCAGCTTCCCGATCGCCGAGCGCCTTGCCAACCGCGTGCTCAGCCTGCCGATCGGTCCTCAGATGAGCGACGCCGAGGTCGATCAGGTCATCCACGCCGTCCGGGCCGCGGCCTGA
- a CDS encoding glycosyltransferase family 4 protein, which translates to MLRILMLTEAMVVGGAELFALRLTDHLQRAGIACDLVCLHADHFHPAVLRTRPRVVVRPARLPLLRWLKRADKLLEPLAHAPLRTRLTTRWIDRHLPAYDIVHSHLFGADWIAAALKTRHPHLRLVSTLHGDYRTFDENSGSANETSRRAHWAERRDRVLGTVDRFVTISAEQQAQFTDQYRIAPERLVDIYNGVERPSGFGAGPSDPPGPFTITMAARGTIPEKGWQPLLEAFELLRGDVRLNLVGEGAYLDELKRRHGSDRRILFAGFDAEPARTMARSHVFALPTTYPAESLPTVISEALSVGCPVVATGVGEIPQMLATDEGPAGTLLEAGSGPPFVSQLRAALQAYIDDPTLRRRHARNATRAFRRFDMDACTNRYRALYEALLGEDPSTSSTSANH; encoded by the coding sequence GTGCTGCGCATTCTGATGCTGACCGAGGCGATGGTCGTGGGCGGGGCCGAGCTGTTCGCGCTGCGCTTGACCGACCACCTGCAGCGGGCCGGGATCGCCTGCGATCTCGTCTGCCTCCATGCCGACCACTTTCATCCGGCGGTCCTCCGCACCCGTCCGCGCGTCGTCGTCCGCCCGGCAAGGCTGCCGCTGCTGCGCTGGCTCAAGCGAGCCGACAAACTGCTCGAGCCGTTGGCGCACGCCCCGCTCCGCACCCGACTGACGACCCGCTGGATCGACCGTCATCTGCCCGCCTACGACATCGTCCACAGCCACTTGTTCGGCGCCGACTGGATCGCCGCCGCGCTCAAGACGCGACATCCGCACCTGCGGCTCGTCTCGACCCTCCACGGCGACTACCGAACTTTCGACGAAAATAGCGGCAGCGCGAACGAGACGAGCCGCCGCGCGCATTGGGCCGAGCGGCGTGACCGGGTGCTTGGAACGGTCGACCGGTTCGTCACCATCTCTGCGGAACAGCAAGCCCAGTTCACCGATCAATATCGGATCGCGCCCGAGCGGCTCGTCGACATCTACAATGGCGTCGAGCGGCCGTCCGGCTTCGGCGCCGGGCCGAGCGACCCGCCCGGTCCGTTCACGATCACCATGGCAGCACGCGGGACAATCCCGGAAAAGGGGTGGCAACCCCTGCTCGAGGCGTTCGAACTGCTGCGAGGCGACGTCCGGCTCAACCTGGTCGGCGAAGGCGCGTATCTCGACGAGCTCAAACGACGTCATGGCAGTGATCGCCGAATCCTGTTCGCCGGCTTCGACGCAGAGCCCGCCCGAACCATGGCGCGCTCGCACGTCTTCGCCTTGCCGACCACCTACCCGGCCGAATCGCTTCCCACCGTCATCAGCGAGGCGCTGTCAGTCGGCTGTCCGGTCGTCGCCACCGGCGTCGGCGAGATTCCGCAGATGCTCGCGACGGACGAGGGGCCGGCGGGGACGCTGCTCGAGGCCGGCTCGGGGCCACCGTTCGTGTCGCAGCTTCGCGCTGCCCTCCAGGCCTACATCGACGACCCGACCTTGCGTCGCCGACATGCCCGCAACGCGACCCGTGCCTTCCGCCGATTCGACATGGACGCCTGCACCAACCGCTATCGTGCCCTTTACGAAGCGCTGCTCGGTGAAGACCCCAGCACCTCATCGACGAGCGCAAACCACTGA
- a CDS encoding acyltransferase — translation MPPCIHLSAHVDPSAEIGEGTTIWQNVVVLAGAKIGRDCNLNAHTLVEGGAEIGDRVTLKCGVYVWEGIILEDDVFVGPNATFTNDPQPRSRQRPTAFAVTRIGRGASIGAGAVILPGRTIGEGAMIGAGAVVTRDVPAGETWAGNPARPLRR, via the coding sequence ATGCCCCCCTGCATCCACCTCAGCGCGCACGTCGATCCCTCAGCCGAGATCGGCGAGGGCACGACCATCTGGCAGAACGTGGTCGTACTGGCCGGCGCGAAAATCGGCCGCGACTGCAACCTCAATGCCCACACGCTGGTCGAAGGCGGTGCCGAGATCGGCGACCGGGTTACGCTCAAATGTGGCGTCTACGTGTGGGAAGGGATCATCCTTGAGGATGACGTCTTCGTCGGCCCCAACGCTACCTTCACCAACGACCCCCAGCCCCGCTCCCGCCAGCGGCCGACGGCCTTTGCCGTGACCCGCATCGGCCGAGGCGCGTCGATCGGCGCGGGAGCAGTGATCCTGCCCGGTCGCACGATCGGCGAAGGCGCGATGATCGGCGCGGGCGCAGTGGTCACCCGCGACGTCCCGGCGGGCGAGACCTGGGCCGGCAATCCCGCTCGCCCGTTAAGACGGTGA
- a CDS encoding UDP-glucose dehydrogenase family protein — protein sequence MHIVMIGTGYVGLVSGACFADFGHQVTCVDKDKSKIDGLHEGRMPIWEPGLEAIVSHNVQKGRLHFTTELKPAIDTADAVFIAVGTPTRPSDGHADLKYVYAAAKEIAGALVKPAVIVTKSTVPVGTGDEIAKILSDNNAPEGTSVASNPEFLREGAAIRDFKIPDRIVVGAEDDHAREVLREIYRPLFLNKAPILFTGRRTAELIKYAANAFLATKISFINEIADLCEVVGGDVQEVARGIGLDNRIGPKFLHAGPGYGGSCFPKDTLALLQTGDSHGVPMRIVGSVVAVNEERKNKMADRVRDALGGSLEGKKIGVLGLTFKPNTDDMRDAPSLSLIAKLQEGGATVAAFDPVGIEAARPLLNNVEFAADAYAAANEADALVLVTEWDEFRALDLRKLASVMRGKALIDLRNVYEAAEATRVGLSYRGIGVPAATVAA from the coding sequence ATGCATATCGTGATGATCGGTACCGGTTATGTCGGCCTCGTCTCCGGCGCCTGTTTCGCCGACTTCGGGCATCAGGTCACTTGCGTCGACAAGGACAAGAGCAAGATTGACGGGCTGCATGAGGGTCGCATGCCGATCTGGGAGCCGGGGCTCGAGGCGATCGTTAGCCATAACGTTCAAAAGGGCCGGCTGCATTTCACCACCGAACTGAAACCGGCGATCGATACGGCCGACGCGGTGTTCATCGCGGTCGGCACTCCGACGCGGCCGAGCGACGGCCATGCCGACCTCAAATATGTCTACGCCGCTGCCAAGGAGATTGCCGGCGCGCTGGTCAAGCCGGCGGTGATCGTCACCAAGTCGACCGTCCCGGTCGGCACCGGTGACGAGATCGCCAAGATCCTTTCCGACAACAATGCCCCCGAGGGCACGAGCGTCGCCTCCAACCCCGAATTCCTCCGCGAGGGCGCGGCGATCCGCGACTTCAAGATCCCCGACCGGATCGTGGTCGGCGCCGAGGACGATCACGCCCGCGAGGTGCTCCGCGAAATCTATCGACCGCTTTTTCTCAACAAGGCGCCGATCCTGTTCACCGGCCGCCGAACGGCCGAACTGATCAAATATGCGGCCAACGCTTTTCTCGCGACCAAGATCAGCTTCATCAACGAGATCGCCGACCTGTGTGAAGTCGTCGGCGGCGACGTCCAGGAGGTCGCGCGCGGGATCGGGCTCGACAACCGGATCGGCCCCAAGTTCCTCCATGCCGGCCCTGGCTATGGCGGCAGCTGCTTCCCCAAGGACACGCTGGCGCTGCTCCAGACCGGCGACAGCCACGGGGTCCCGATGCGGATCGTCGGCAGCGTTGTCGCGGTTAACGAGGAGCGCAAGAATAAGATGGCCGACCGGGTCCGCGATGCGCTCGGCGGCAGCCTCGAGGGCAAGAAAATCGGCGTGCTCGGCCTCACGTTCAAGCCGAACACCGACGACATGCGTGACGCGCCCAGCTTGTCGCTGATCGCCAAGCTTCAGGAGGGCGGCGCGACCGTCGCCGCGTTCGATCCGGTCGGCATCGAGGCCGCCCGGCCGTTGCTCAACAACGTCGAATTCGCCGCCGATGCATACGCCGCGGCGAACGAGGCGGACGCGCTCGTGCTCGTGACCGAGTGGGATGAGTTCCGCGCGCTCGACTTGCGCAAGCTGGCCAGCGTAATGCGCGGCAAGGCGCTGATCGACCTGCGCAACGTCTACGAAGCCGCCGAGGCGACGCGCGTTGGCCTGAGCTATCGCGGCATCGGCGTTCCCGCGGCGACCGTCGCCGCCTGA
- a CDS encoding ABC transporter ATP-binding protein, translated as MSARDDVGLIWEHLPRSRRLQLEGTALLVLLGAVAEAGTVGALLPLLAFLTDPKQLNHIPVVGPELLSVMATHGRGAVIALFGLAFLLGGAIRLWLTYAIQATAFGTIKDINVAAFARIVRQPYPFYSRSHTSDLISRFEKTHNLAYNVVLSGLQGIAAVVLCIALLALLLAVNTRMALVGGGTLILAYLIVSFIVRRPLRRNAAALATVWGKRIQVIQEALGGIRDILLDQSQHAFEERMEDAADQTRRAMSLNSYIGYAPRVVVETVLMLFVAAFGFYLSNQPGGITGSLPALGVMALGALRLLPQVQTAFQGWSAFRGNQKTLEEVTDLLRLPLPPVETVEDGRRFARELALVGVDFAYDEQPTLSSIDLVIRKGERVGIVGPTGSGKSTLMDLLLGLLEPDRGELVIDGEPARGKRRLWWQAQVAHVPQSIFLVDGSIRQNVAFGVDETVIDDSLVGRALAAAGLAAFVADLPQGVETMVGERGARLSGGQRQRLGIARALYKRASVLVFDEATSALDSETEAAVMQAIDELPGDITIIMIAHRLGTLAGCDRIVVLEHGRIARIVGSVAELA; from the coding sequence ATGAGCGCTCGCGACGACGTCGGGCTGATCTGGGAGCATCTGCCCCGGTCGCGCCGCCTGCAGCTTGAGGGCACCGCATTGCTGGTGCTGCTGGGCGCAGTCGCTGAGGCGGGCACGGTCGGCGCGTTGCTGCCGCTGCTCGCTTTTCTCACCGACCCCAAGCAGCTCAACCATATCCCCGTGGTCGGCCCCGAACTGCTGAGCGTCATGGCCACCCATGGTCGCGGTGCGGTGATCGCGCTGTTCGGGCTGGCGTTCCTGCTCGGCGGCGCGATCCGGCTGTGGCTGACCTATGCGATCCAGGCGACCGCCTTCGGCACGATCAAGGACATCAACGTCGCGGCCTTCGCGCGGATCGTTCGCCAGCCTTACCCCTTCTACAGCCGCAGCCACACCAGCGATCTGATCAGCCGGTTCGAGAAAACGCACAACCTGGCCTACAATGTCGTCCTCAGCGGCCTTCAGGGCATTGCGGCGGTGGTGTTGTGCATCGCCCTGCTGGCGCTGTTGCTGGCGGTGAATACGCGCATGGCGCTGGTTGGCGGTGGCACGCTGATCCTTGCCTACCTCATCGTCAGCTTCATCGTTCGCCGCCCGCTGCGCCGCAACGCAGCAGCGCTGGCGACGGTCTGGGGCAAGCGTATCCAGGTGATCCAGGAGGCGCTCGGCGGCATCCGCGACATCCTTCTCGACCAGAGCCAGCATGCGTTCGAGGAGCGGATGGAGGACGCCGCCGACCAGACCCGCCGGGCGATGAGCCTCAACAGCTATATCGGGTACGCGCCCCGCGTCGTGGTCGAGACGGTGCTCATGCTGTTTGTCGCTGCATTCGGCTTCTACCTGAGCAATCAACCGGGCGGGATCACCGGGTCGCTGCCGGCGCTTGGGGTAATGGCGCTCGGCGCCCTTCGCCTACTGCCGCAGGTGCAGACGGCGTTTCAGGGCTGGTCGGCCTTCCGCGGGAACCAGAAGACGCTTGAGGAAGTGACCGACCTCCTTCGCTTGCCGCTGCCGCCGGTCGAAACGGTCGAGGACGGCCGCCGCTTCGCGCGCGAACTGGCGCTGGTCGGGGTCGACTTCGCCTACGACGAACAGCCGACGCTGAGCAGCATCGACCTTGTCATTCGCAAGGGCGAGCGGGTCGGCATCGTCGGGCCGACCGGCTCGGGCAAGAGCACGCTGATGGACTTGCTGCTGGGGCTGCTCGAGCCTGATCGCGGCGAGTTGGTGATCGATGGCGAGCCCGCGCGCGGCAAGCGGCGCTTGTGGTGGCAAGCGCAGGTGGCGCACGTTCCGCAATCGATTTTCCTGGTCGACGGCAGCATCCGCCAGAATGTCGCGTTCGGGGTCGACGAGACGGTGATCGACGACTCGCTGGTCGGGCGGGCTCTCGCCGCGGCGGGGCTGGCGGCCTTTGTCGCCGACCTGCCGCAGGGCGTCGAGACGATGGTCGGGGAGCGCGGCGCGCGGCTGTCGGGTGGGCAGCGCCAACGGCTTGGCATTGCCCGCGCTCTCTACAAGCGCGCCTCGGTGCTGGTGTTCGACGAGGCGACCAGCGCCCTCGATAGCGAGACCGAGGCGGCGGTCATGCAGGCGATCGACGAGCTGCCCGGCGACATCACCATCATCATGATCGCCCATCGGCTCGGCACGCTGGCGGGCTGCGACCGGATCGTCGTGCTTGAGCATGGGCGGATCGCGCGGATCGTCGGCTCGGTCGCCGAGCTCGCTTAG
- a CDS encoding glycosyltransferase family 4 protein: MKVLAFTKYDREAASTRQRLLQYLPAFSTAGITVDYQPLLDDAYIRSLTGHGKPSRARIARSYLSRLATLRRRPDADLIWVYAELFPWLPARFERVVHRWGIPVIYDFDDAFFVPYDEHPRGAARLLLRDKLRPLIEGAAACTCGNAYLRDYAARWCERSLVVPTVVDTERYVPVAAPDAPPVIGWIGSPSTWANVRPLLPMLAQLHRETGARIRAIGAGRGAEADRFEGLDLVEWSEASEIAEVQRFTIGIMPLIDAPFQRGKSGYKLIQYMACGLPTVASPVGVNRQIVIEGETGFLVENANQWRERLRALLADPALRARLGAAGRQRAVAAYSLANEAPRLIELFRSVAG, translated from the coding sequence ATGAAGGTCCTCGCCTTCACCAAATACGACCGTGAGGCGGCGAGCACCCGCCAACGGCTGCTACAATATCTACCTGCCTTCTCGACAGCCGGAATTACGGTCGATTACCAGCCGCTACTCGACGACGCCTACATCCGCAGCCTGACCGGCCACGGCAAACCATCGCGGGCGAGGATCGCGCGCTCCTATCTCTCGCGCTTGGCCACGCTACGGCGGCGACCCGATGCCGACCTCATCTGGGTCTATGCCGAGCTCTTTCCCTGGCTCCCGGCGCGCTTCGAGCGCGTGGTGCATCGCTGGGGCATCCCGGTGATCTACGACTTCGATGACGCCTTTTTCGTACCCTACGACGAGCATCCGCGCGGAGCGGCGCGGCTCCTGCTACGCGACAAACTGCGGCCACTGATCGAGGGAGCAGCGGCCTGCACCTGCGGCAATGCTTACCTGCGCGACTATGCGGCCCGCTGGTGCGAGCGCAGCCTGGTGGTGCCGACGGTTGTCGACACCGAGCGCTATGTGCCTGTGGCGGCGCCGGACGCGCCGCCGGTCATCGGCTGGATCGGCTCGCCTTCGACCTGGGCCAATGTCCGGCCCTTGCTCCCGATGCTGGCGCAGCTGCACCGCGAGACCGGCGCCCGCATCCGCGCGATAGGGGCAGGCCGGGGGGCCGAGGCGGATCGATTCGAGGGCCTCGACCTCGTCGAGTGGAGCGAGGCGAGTGAGATCGCCGAAGTCCAGCGCTTCACGATCGGGATCATGCCGCTGATCGACGCTCCGTTTCAGCGCGGCAAGAGCGGTTACAAGCTGATCCAATATATGGCCTGCGGACTGCCGACGGTGGCCTCGCCGGTCGGGGTCAACCGGCAGATCGTGATCGAGGGCGAGACCGGTTTTCTGGTCGAGAATGCCAACCAATGGAGGGAGCGGTTGCGCGCCCTGCTGGCCGATCCGGCCTTGCGAGCCCGGCTTGGCGCCGCCGGGCGGCAGCGCGCGGTTGCCGCTTACTCGCTCGCCAATGAAGCGCCGCGGTTGATCGAGCTGTTCCGATCGGTCGCCGGCTGA